From one Rhopalosiphum padi isolate XX-2018 chromosome 2, ASM2088224v1, whole genome shotgun sequence genomic stretch:
- the LOC132919723 gene encoding coatomer subunit gamma-2 isoform X1, with the protein MAFKRDKKEEEDGNGGNPYQNLEKTSVLQEARTFNDTPVNPRKCTHILTKILYMINQGEQLGTAEATETFFAMTKLFQSRDIILRRMVYLGIKELSGIAEDVIIVTSSLTKDMTGKEDTYRAAAIRALCSITDVSMLQTIERYMKQAIVDKNPGISSAALVSCLHLCKNTSATDIVKRSLNEIQEALNSDNVMVQYHALGLLFHIRKTDRLAVTKLVAKLTKINMKSPFAVCMLIRMACKLLEEETIPRSESPLFEFVESCIRHKSETVVYEAAHAIVHLSGTGARHLAPAVSVLQLFCSSAKPTLRFAAVRTLNKVAMEHPSTVTACNLDLENLISDSNRSVATLAITTLLKTGAEASVDRLMKQIATFVNEISDEFKIVVVQAIRALCSKFPRKHTVLMNFLSGMLREEGGLEYKASIADTIIAIIEENPEAKEIGLAHLCEFIEDCEHTSLTVRILHLLGKEGPRTKQPSRFIRFIYNRVILEGAVVRAAAVGAMAKYAANCAMLHDSIKVLLKRCCLDVDDEVRDRATFYSQLLSSNNRQLITDYLSEPMHVSLPVLEKTCQDYVLNPTKERINLNELPVDIVVKNVSQEPTRKQNVDNAVKPVEVIVENVDGQKLPSLIGLDAGKLFCSSEPSMLTEPETEYVVRCIKHIFNHHLVLQFEITNTLDDQILEDISVGLDVSEGFQYLNEFKCPSIKYQETGNVYVYLKFPDDSVDAIASFTAKMKFVVKDCDPLTGEVQDDGYQEDYRLEDVEMTLKDQMLKVKVGNWDSLWEEAKSVCFEVQETFALPLTSGGLSDTVSQIISFLGMAASNNSENVHPPNKSSHVVNLAGMMRGNCKVLAQAKLALSENSVTIQLTVRSMDERVAELVVSTLD; encoded by the exons ATGGCGTTCAAACGGGACAAGAAAGAAGAAGAAGACGGTAACG gAGGCAATCCATATCAGAATCTTGAAAAAACCAGTGTTCTCCAGGAAGCAAGGACGTTCAATGACACCCCTGTTAATCCAAGAAAATGCACACACATCCTCaccaaaatattgtatatgataaaccag GGTGAACAACTTGGAACAGCTGAAGCAACTGAAACATTCTTTGCTATGACCAAACTTTTTCAATcacgtgatattatattaagaagaATGGTTTATCTTGGAATTAAG gaatTAAGTGGAATAGCAGAAGATGTAATTATTGTAACTTCAAGTTTAACTAAAGATATGACTGGAAAAGAAGATACATATAGGGCGGCAGCTATTAGAGCGTTGTGCAGTATTACTGAt GTGTCCATGTTACAAACAATTGAACGTTATATGAAACAAGCAATTGTTGACAAAAATCCTGGTATTAGTAGTGCTGCTTTAGTGAGTTGTTTACATTTGTGTAAAAATACATCGGCTACCGATATTGTCAAACGTTCACTTAATGAAATTCAAGAGGCTTTAAATTCCGAcaa TGTAATGGTACAATATCATGCATTAGGACTATTGTTCCACATTAGGAAAACAGATCGTTTAGCTGTCACAAAGTTAGTGGCTaaacttacaaaaataaatatgaaatcacCATTTGCTGTTTGCATGTTG ATACGAATGGCATGTAAACTATTAGAAGAAGAAACTATTCCACGATCTGAATCTCCATTGTTTGAGTTTGTGGAGTCTTGTATTCGTCATAAATCAGAAACCGTTGTATATGAAGCTGCACATGCAATTGTACATTTGAGTGGTACTGGAGCTAGGCATTTGGCACCAGCTGTGTCTGTATTACAATTATTCTGCTCATCTGCTAAACCGACACTTCGGTTTGCTGCAGTCCGAACACTTAACAaa gttGCAATGGAACATCCAAGTACAGTAACTGCTTGTAATTTGGATCTTGAAAACTTAATTAGCGATTCTAATCGCTCAGTAGCCACTTTAGCTATAACAACACTCTTAAAAACTGGGGCTGAAGCTTCAGTGGATCGTTTGATGAAACAAATTGCAACATTTGTTAATGAAATTTCTGACgagtttaaaattgttgttgttcag GCTATAAGGGCATTATGTTCAAAATTCCCCCGTAAACACACGGTTTTAATGAACTTTTTGTCTGGTATGCTAAGAGAAGAAGGTGGACTCGAATATAAAGCATCAATAGCTGATACAATTATAGCAATTATAGAAGAAAATCCTGAAGCAAAAGAGATTG ggTTAGCACACCTCTGTGAGTTTATTGAAGATTGTGAACATACTAGTTTAACAGTtcgtatattacatttattgggCAAAGAAGGACCTCGCACAAAACAACCATCAAg gtttataaggtttatttataatagagtGATATTAGAAGGTGCTGTTGTAAGAGCTGCAGCAGTTGGAGCCATGGCTAAATATGCTGCTAACTGTGCAATGCTTCACGATAGTATAAAAGTACTTTTGAAGAGATGTTGTCTAGATGTTGATGATGAAGTTAGGGATAGAGCAACATTTTATAGTCAATTATTGAGTTCCAATAATCGTCAATTAATCACTGATTACTTGTCTGAACCCATGCAT gtaTCATTGCCAGTTTTGGAAAAGACTTGTCAAGATTATGTTTTAAATCCCACTAAAGAACGTATTAATCTTAATGAATTACCAGTTGATATAgtggttaaaaatgtttctcAAGAACCAACCAGGAAACAGAATGTTGATAATGCTGTCAAACCAG TTGAAGTAATTGTTGAAAATGTGGATGGCCAAAAATTGCCTAGCCTGATTGGCTTGGATGCTGGTAAACTTTTCTGTTCCTCTGAACCTTCCATGTTGACTGAACCAGAAACTGAGTATGTTGTGCggtgtattaaacatatatttaatcatCATTTGGTTCTTCAA tTTGAAATCACCAACACATTAGATGACCAAATTTTAGAAGATATTTCTGTAGGATTGGATGTTAGTGAAGGTTTCcagtatttaaatgaatttaaatgtccttcaataaaatatcaagaaaCTGGCAacgtttatgtttatttaaaatttccagATGATTCAGTTGATGCTATTg caagtTTTACGGCCAAAATGAAATTTGTTGTTAAGGACTGTGATCCCTTGACTGGCGAAGTTCAAGATGATGGCTATCAAGAAGACTATAGG CTAGAAGATGTTGAAATGACTCTAAAAGATCAaatgttaaaagtaaaagtAGGAAATTGGGACTCTTTATGGGAAGAAGCCAAGAGTGTTTGTTTTGAAGTTCAAGAAACTTTTGCATTGCCATTAACTTCTGGAGGTTTGTCAGATACAGTCAGTCAAATTATATCATTCCTTGGAATGGCTGCTTCTAACAATTCTGAAAATGTACACCCACCAAATAAATCGTCACATGTAGTGAATTTAGCtg GTATGATGCGAGGAAACTGTAAAGTTCTTGCACAGGCAAAATTAGCATTATCTGAAAATAGTGTTACCATTCAACTTACTGTGCGTTCGATGGATGAAAGAGTGGCTGAACTGGTTGTGTCAACACttgattaa
- the LOC132922583 gene encoding uncharacterized protein LOC132922583, with product MATTTAIRGGALMWPTACFWNVCGVFTVDMTYNRFERWFSAWVLASGVMNMVITPWSVCVLDGWCDDHLSTTYRRLYTRLVAFTCLVSRATIVYKAYRHLAGFKGQEYEYERRWPISGSHRHQYRLYASYVVVGYLAIVLPVNLLRLYLLYRYEEFGDSKLLLFFFNMYSQNWSMCCMETHFAILCFGVYLKFRAINDELSAVRSDVMVSNRYPMALRSSSSTASAVTSVLQDPRGRPMETAVEELRVRHRLTRESIEQLNNMFGGQLALSLITLCVMMLFDIYNEAFRVGTTVSRSKFIFGWILQYLFRFFVIVITAHSTTQEGYKTKVLVTEINNRHLNNSTKHELQLFLKQMNHQSIDITACDCFTLNGHLIASAIAVGTTYLFVLIQFHSEIMQFTETQKS from the exons ATGGCGACGACGACCGCGATACGGGGCGGCGCGCTGATGTGGCCGACCGCGTGTTTCTGGAACGTGTGCGGCGTGTTCACCGTGGACATGACGTACAACCGGTTCGAACGGTGGTTCTCGGCGTGGGTGCTGGCGTCTGGCGTGATGAACATGGTCATCACGCCGTGGAGCGTGTGCGTGCTGGACGGCTGGTGCGACGACCACTTGTCCACCACGTACCGGCGGCTGTACACCAGGCTGGTGGCGTTCACTTGTCTGGTGTCCCGGGCGACCATCGTGTACAAGGCGTACAGACACTTGGCCGGTTTCAAGGGCCAGGAGTACGAGTACGAACGCCGCTGGCCCATTTCTGGGTCGCACAGACATCAGTACCGGCTTTACGCGTCGTACGTGGTTGTCGGGTACCTGGCCATCGTCTTGCCCGTCAATCTGTTGCGGCTGTACCTGCTGTACAGGTACGAGGAGTTTGGTGACTCGAAACTTCTACTATTCTTCTTCAACATGTACTCGCAGAACTGGAGCATGTGCTGCATGGAGACGCACTTTGCCATCCTGTGCTTCGGCGTTTACCTAAAGTTCCGAGCCATTAACGACGAGCTGTCGGCTGTCCGGTCGGACGTCATGGTCAGCAACAGGTATCCGATGGCGCTCCGGTCGTCGTCGTCAACGGCATCCGCGGTCACGTCCGTATTGCAAGACCCGCGTGGCCGGCCGATGGAGACGGCTGTCGAGGAACTCAGGGTCAGGCACAGGCTGACGCGCGAATCGATCGAACAGCTCAACAACATGTTCGGCGGCCAACTGGCTCTGTCACTCATCACCCTGTGCGTGATGATGCTGTTTGACATCTACAACGAAGCTTTTCGCGTGGGAACCACGGTTTCTAGGTCGAAGTTCATCTTCGGCTGGATTCTCCAGTATCTGTTCCGGTTTTTCGTGATCGTTATTACGGCACACAGCACGACCCAAGAG GGTTATAAAACTAAAGTGCTTGTAACAGAAATAAATAATCGGCATTTAAACAACAGTACGAAACACGAG TTGCAATTGTTTTTGAAACAAATGAATCACCAATCTATTGATATAACTGCGTGTGACTGTTTCACATTAAACGGCCATCTCATCGCTTCG GCCATTGCTGTCGGTACCACATATCTCTtcgttttaatacaatttcactCAGAAATTATGCAATTTACGGAAACCcaaaaatcgtaa
- the LOC132920008 gene encoding ubiquitin-conjugating enzyme E2-17 kDa produces MALKRINKELQDLGRDPPAQCSAGPVGDDLFHWQATIMGPPDSPYQGGVFFLTIHFPTDYPFKPPKVAFTTRIYHPNINSNGSICLDILRSQWSPALTISKVLLSICSLLCDPNPDDPLVPEIARIYKTDREKYNELAREWTRKYAM; encoded by the exons ATGGCGTTGAAACGTATCAATAAA GAACTTCAAGACTTAGGCAGAGACCCACCAGCACAATGCTCCGCTGGACCTGTAGGGGATGATT tatttcattGGCAAGCAACAATTATGGGACCA ccggATAGTCCATACCAAGGTGGTGTGTTTTTCTTAACTATCCATTTTCCTACGGATTATCCATTTAAACCTCCAAAG GTTGCATTCACTACTAGAATCTATCATCCGAACATTAACAGTAATGGTAGCATTTGCCTTGATATTCTACGGTCTCAATGGTCACCAGCATTGACCATATCAaaag TTTTGTTGTCTATTTGCTCGTTGTTATGTGATCCAAATCCAGATGATCCGCTTGTTCCTGAGATTGCTAGGATATATAAAACAGACAGAGAAAAGTACAACGAATTAGCCAGGGAATGGACCCGCAAATATGCAATGTGA
- the LOC132919724 gene encoding high mobility group protein B2-like — MSDSEAVVEKRRGRPAKDKSEDSVKEPKKRAREVEKKDKDAVKKDEDVPAKRGRGRPPKSGASGGKKTDKPKSKTGKRGRPKKSDKKEKEESAEEEDSKEENEDEDDE; from the exons atGTCTGATTCAGAAGCTGTAGTTGAAAAGAGGCGTGGACGTCCTGCAAAAGACAAGTCTGAG gATTCTGTTAAAGAACCAAAGAAGCGTGCACGTGAAGTTGAAAAGAAAGACAAAGATGCTGTAAAAAAGGACGAAGATGTTCCAGCAAAAAGAGGTAGAGGTCGTCCACCAAAGTCTGGAGCTTCCGGTGGAAAAAAAACCGATAAGCCTAAG AGCAAGACTGGTAAACGTGGTCGCCCAAAGAAGAGtgacaaaaaagaaaaagaggAATCTGCTGAAGAAGAAGACAGCAAAGAAGAAAATGAAGACGAAGATGACGAATAA
- the LOC132920035 gene encoding elongation factor 1-beta': MAAVDLKTPQGVQFLENYLSLKSYIVGYEPSTADVDTFAAIQAPQAKTPNVLRWYNHIKSFTDKERTQFPNKKAEFSASAASAAKPADDDDDVDLFGSDDEDDEEKERIKQERLKAYAEKKATKKVIIAKSSIVLDVKPWDDETDMKQLETQVRTINMDGLVWGASKLVEIAFGIKKLQIMCIVEDDKVSVDALTETIQEFEDFVQSVDIAAFNKI, from the exons aTGGCTGCCGTAGACTTAAAAACCCCGCAAGGCGTGCAATTCCTCGAAAACTACTTGAGCCTGAAAAGTTACATTGTTGG ATACGAGCCATCCACGGCTGACGTTGATACTTTTGCCGCAATTCAAGCACCCCAGGCCAAGACGCCTAATGTGCTCAGGTGGTACAACCACATCAAGTCGTTCACTGACAAAGAGCGCACCCAGTTCCCAAACAAAAAAGCCGAGTTCTCAGCATCTGCGGCTAGTGCTGCGAAACCGGCAGATGATGACGACGATGTAGATCTATTCGGTTCCGATGATGAAGAC GATGAAGAAAAAGAACGCATTAAACAAGAAAGACTAAAGGCTTATGCTGAAAAGAAAGCCACCAAAAAAGTAATTATCGCCAAGAGTAGCATTGTACTGGATGTTAAACCATGGGATGATGAAACCGATATGAAACAATTAGAAACACAAGTCCGAACCATTAACATGGATGGTTTAGTGTGGGGAGCTT CAAAATTAGTCGAAATTGCTTTTGGTATCAAGAAACTCCAAATTATGTGTATTGTAGAAGATGATAAAGTATCTGTCGATGCTCTTACAGAAACCATCCAAGAATTCGAAGATTTTGTTCAATCTGTGGACATTGCTGCATTCAAcaaaatttaa
- the LOC132919723 gene encoding coatomer subunit gamma-2 isoform X2, whose product MAFKRDKKEEEDGGNPYQNLEKTSVLQEARTFNDTPVNPRKCTHILTKILYMINQGEQLGTAEATETFFAMTKLFQSRDIILRRMVYLGIKELSGIAEDVIIVTSSLTKDMTGKEDTYRAAAIRALCSITDVSMLQTIERYMKQAIVDKNPGISSAALVSCLHLCKNTSATDIVKRSLNEIQEALNSDNVMVQYHALGLLFHIRKTDRLAVTKLVAKLTKINMKSPFAVCMLIRMACKLLEEETIPRSESPLFEFVESCIRHKSETVVYEAAHAIVHLSGTGARHLAPAVSVLQLFCSSAKPTLRFAAVRTLNKVAMEHPSTVTACNLDLENLISDSNRSVATLAITTLLKTGAEASVDRLMKQIATFVNEISDEFKIVVVQAIRALCSKFPRKHTVLMNFLSGMLREEGGLEYKASIADTIIAIIEENPEAKEIGLAHLCEFIEDCEHTSLTVRILHLLGKEGPRTKQPSRFIRFIYNRVILEGAVVRAAAVGAMAKYAANCAMLHDSIKVLLKRCCLDVDDEVRDRATFYSQLLSSNNRQLITDYLSEPMHVSLPVLEKTCQDYVLNPTKERINLNELPVDIVVKNVSQEPTRKQNVDNAVKPVEVIVENVDGQKLPSLIGLDAGKLFCSSEPSMLTEPETEYVVRCIKHIFNHHLVLQFEITNTLDDQILEDISVGLDVSEGFQYLNEFKCPSIKYQETGNVYVYLKFPDDSVDAIASFTAKMKFVVKDCDPLTGEVQDDGYQEDYRLEDVEMTLKDQMLKVKVGNWDSLWEEAKSVCFEVQETFALPLTSGGLSDTVSQIISFLGMAASNNSENVHPPNKSSHVVNLAGMMRGNCKVLAQAKLALSENSVTIQLTVRSMDERVAELVVSTLD is encoded by the exons ATGGCGTTCAAACGGGACAAGAAAGAAGAAGAAGACG gAGGCAATCCATATCAGAATCTTGAAAAAACCAGTGTTCTCCAGGAAGCAAGGACGTTCAATGACACCCCTGTTAATCCAAGAAAATGCACACACATCCTCaccaaaatattgtatatgataaaccag GGTGAACAACTTGGAACAGCTGAAGCAACTGAAACATTCTTTGCTATGACCAAACTTTTTCAATcacgtgatattatattaagaagaATGGTTTATCTTGGAATTAAG gaatTAAGTGGAATAGCAGAAGATGTAATTATTGTAACTTCAAGTTTAACTAAAGATATGACTGGAAAAGAAGATACATATAGGGCGGCAGCTATTAGAGCGTTGTGCAGTATTACTGAt GTGTCCATGTTACAAACAATTGAACGTTATATGAAACAAGCAATTGTTGACAAAAATCCTGGTATTAGTAGTGCTGCTTTAGTGAGTTGTTTACATTTGTGTAAAAATACATCGGCTACCGATATTGTCAAACGTTCACTTAATGAAATTCAAGAGGCTTTAAATTCCGAcaa TGTAATGGTACAATATCATGCATTAGGACTATTGTTCCACATTAGGAAAACAGATCGTTTAGCTGTCACAAAGTTAGTGGCTaaacttacaaaaataaatatgaaatcacCATTTGCTGTTTGCATGTTG ATACGAATGGCATGTAAACTATTAGAAGAAGAAACTATTCCACGATCTGAATCTCCATTGTTTGAGTTTGTGGAGTCTTGTATTCGTCATAAATCAGAAACCGTTGTATATGAAGCTGCACATGCAATTGTACATTTGAGTGGTACTGGAGCTAGGCATTTGGCACCAGCTGTGTCTGTATTACAATTATTCTGCTCATCTGCTAAACCGACACTTCGGTTTGCTGCAGTCCGAACACTTAACAaa gttGCAATGGAACATCCAAGTACAGTAACTGCTTGTAATTTGGATCTTGAAAACTTAATTAGCGATTCTAATCGCTCAGTAGCCACTTTAGCTATAACAACACTCTTAAAAACTGGGGCTGAAGCTTCAGTGGATCGTTTGATGAAACAAATTGCAACATTTGTTAATGAAATTTCTGACgagtttaaaattgttgttgttcag GCTATAAGGGCATTATGTTCAAAATTCCCCCGTAAACACACGGTTTTAATGAACTTTTTGTCTGGTATGCTAAGAGAAGAAGGTGGACTCGAATATAAAGCATCAATAGCTGATACAATTATAGCAATTATAGAAGAAAATCCTGAAGCAAAAGAGATTG ggTTAGCACACCTCTGTGAGTTTATTGAAGATTGTGAACATACTAGTTTAACAGTtcgtatattacatttattgggCAAAGAAGGACCTCGCACAAAACAACCATCAAg gtttataaggtttatttataatagagtGATATTAGAAGGTGCTGTTGTAAGAGCTGCAGCAGTTGGAGCCATGGCTAAATATGCTGCTAACTGTGCAATGCTTCACGATAGTATAAAAGTACTTTTGAAGAGATGTTGTCTAGATGTTGATGATGAAGTTAGGGATAGAGCAACATTTTATAGTCAATTATTGAGTTCCAATAATCGTCAATTAATCACTGATTACTTGTCTGAACCCATGCAT gtaTCATTGCCAGTTTTGGAAAAGACTTGTCAAGATTATGTTTTAAATCCCACTAAAGAACGTATTAATCTTAATGAATTACCAGTTGATATAgtggttaaaaatgtttctcAAGAACCAACCAGGAAACAGAATGTTGATAATGCTGTCAAACCAG TTGAAGTAATTGTTGAAAATGTGGATGGCCAAAAATTGCCTAGCCTGATTGGCTTGGATGCTGGTAAACTTTTCTGTTCCTCTGAACCTTCCATGTTGACTGAACCAGAAACTGAGTATGTTGTGCggtgtattaaacatatatttaatcatCATTTGGTTCTTCAA tTTGAAATCACCAACACATTAGATGACCAAATTTTAGAAGATATTTCTGTAGGATTGGATGTTAGTGAAGGTTTCcagtatttaaatgaatttaaatgtccttcaataaaatatcaagaaaCTGGCAacgtttatgtttatttaaaatttccagATGATTCAGTTGATGCTATTg caagtTTTACGGCCAAAATGAAATTTGTTGTTAAGGACTGTGATCCCTTGACTGGCGAAGTTCAAGATGATGGCTATCAAGAAGACTATAGG CTAGAAGATGTTGAAATGACTCTAAAAGATCAaatgttaaaagtaaaagtAGGAAATTGGGACTCTTTATGGGAAGAAGCCAAGAGTGTTTGTTTTGAAGTTCAAGAAACTTTTGCATTGCCATTAACTTCTGGAGGTTTGTCAGATACAGTCAGTCAAATTATATCATTCCTTGGAATGGCTGCTTCTAACAATTCTGAAAATGTACACCCACCAAATAAATCGTCACATGTAGTGAATTTAGCtg GTATGATGCGAGGAAACTGTAAAGTTCTTGCACAGGCAAAATTAGCATTATCTGAAAATAGTGTTACCATTCAACTTACTGTGCGTTCGATGGATGAAAGAGTGGCTGAACTGGTTGTGTCAACACttgattaa
- the LOC132922030 gene encoding protein BCCIP homolog translates to MSEPARKRGVLAGGESSTSGESSTGGESSTIGSSSTDSDDNLDEMVTSVLDVEFEGRSPQPSDFHSIKQLLQQLFLKAPVNLSNLSSVLINQHGIGSVIKQVHDDDDDDDDDDDDDIVDVNQVFGITSILNITEKTSECVENLHKLMLDLSNQHSDSDTTRFINKLLSDDSKQVGLLINERYVNIPPPISVPLFHAIRKELFSLKSKNPSYNFDYLIMISKLYKMKKDKKENKNLEGCEVFWSNAEEEFFDEAADYKFEFCVQNDKGTGLAGNWVESDPEMVPFRRVLIFTLEKFHAITNTLASFLEPAGTVYNSAYKPGSI, encoded by the exons ATGTCGGAACCGGCAAGAAAACGAGGCGTGCTAGCCGGCGGTGAATCGAGTACTAGTGGTGAATCAAGCACCGGTGGCGAATCTAGTACCATCGGGTCTAGCTCTACCGATTCCGATGATAATCTTGATGAAATGGTTACG TCAGTACTTGACGTTGAATTTGAAGGGCGCAGTCCACAACCCTCAGACTTTCATAGTATTAAACAGTTATTACAACAGCTGTTTTTAAAAGCTCCAGTGAACCTGTCTAATTTGTCTTCAGTACTGATAAATCAACACGGAATTGGATCAGTGATCAAG CAAGTtcatgatgatgatgacgatgacgatgatgatgatgatgatgacatTGTTGATGTCAACCAAGTATTTGGAATAACTTCAATTCTCAATATTACTGAGAAG ACAAGTGAATGTGTAGAAAATTTACACAAATTAATGTTGGACTTGAGCAACCAACATAGTGATAGTGACACAACacgatttataaacaaattgttgAGTGATGATTCAAAACAAGTTGGGTTGTTAATAAACGAAAGATATGTTAACATACCCCCGCCAATTTCTGTGCCATTATTTCATGCTATtcg CAAggaattatttagtttaaaatctaAGAACCcatcatataattttgattatcttATTATGATAAGCAAActatacaaaatgaaaaaagaTAAGAAGGAAAACAAAAATCTTGAGGGTTGCGAAGTATTTTGGTCAAATGCTGAAGAGGAGTTCTTTGACGaa gCTGCAGATTACAAGTTTGAGTTTTGTGTGCAAAATGACAAGGGTACTGGCTTGGCAGGTAACTGGGTAGAATCAGATCCTGAAATGGTTCCTTTTAGACGTGTTCTGATTTTCACTTTGGAAAAATTCCATGCAATAACAAACACGCTGGCATCTTTTTTGGAACCAGCAGGTACTGTTTATAACAGTGCATATAAGCCTGGATCTATCTGA